GATGTCGTAGAGGTCGAAAAACATCGGCGGCTCCAGGCTGGTGGTTCATCACGTCAGGGGGAGACGGGCGCGGCCGGACGGCGCAGGGCCAGGATCCAGGCCGCCCACAGGAAGGGCTGGGCGCACAGCAGGATCCAGGCGCCAACGGAAACCACCTCGGGATTCCACAAGGGCGAGGCTGGCAGGGGCGAATGGATCCGCTCGAGGATCAGCGGTTTGACGGCCTCCAGTGCCAGCGCCACCAACCCATAAATCAGCAGCACGGGCACGGCTGTCAGGACCGGGCGCCGCCACCGTCCGCGCGGCCCGGCCACCAGCGCCATGCCCGCCAGCAGCGGCGCGCCCAGCACTAGCACGGCGACCGGGTTCGCGTCGATCAGGGTCGCCAAGGTCATGCGCAGCGGGGCCTCCGCCGTGCCCATGGACCACACGAGGAAGAGCGGCGCGGCCAGGCCGGCGACGAGAATGGACAGCCCCACCCACGCCAGTCCTTCCGGGCGGACGCGCGTGCCCGCGGGTGTCCGGGTCGTGCCCGTGCCACCCAGGCCGGCGCGGAACAGCGCGCGCCCCGCCAGCCAGGTCAGCAGGGGCAGGGTGAGGGCTTGCATGACGAGGTCCGCGGCGATGCTGAAGCGGCCCACGGCAGGCAGGGAGGACCACTGGGGAAGATAGATGTGCACAAGTGGGTGCATGGCCAGCAGCAGGGCGGTGGCGAGGCTGGCGAAGGCCAGCCCGCGCCGGGGCGCCAGCACCGAGAGGGTTAGCGCGACGGGCAGAAAGGCCAGAGTCAGGCCCATGCCCCCGTTCAGCTGGCGCCAGGTCACCCAGCGCCAGAGTTTAGCCGCACCAGCCAACCAGAAGTCCGGGGGTCGCGTCGGCAACCAGCCCAGTCCCAGCCCCACCCGCATCACGATCTCCAGCAACATCCAGAGCAGCAGGGCCGGCAGTACCACGCGCCACAGACCGCTCCCCAGGCGGCGGGCCAGCCGGGTCAGACGAGTGAGTCCGGGCGTCGCCACGTGTTCCATGCCACCTCCAGGACGCTGCTCCGCCGAGCGGGAAGAGTTGAGTGACCGCTGGAAGGAGGCAATCCCGCCGCTTGGCGACAACGGAAATCATGAATACACTGGGGCGGCAACTTTCATCCTTAGGGCCTGACACCTCAAGGGCCGGCCTTCCCAAAGGCCTGTCATCCCAGCGTAAGCTGGGATCCTGTCGCCCGTCCCCACGTGAAGAGTCGCCCCCTTCCCAACCGGATTCCCACGGCCCCAAACGCCGCGAGGCGTTGGGCTGATTGAATCAGCCCGGCGCTTCGCTGCGCCGGGGACATAATCGCTCGTCGGCAATGTGGAGACGGTTGCCGCTGGGCATCGGCCATGGGATCCCGTCCCGGCGCTGGTGCGCCGGGCGCTTTCGCTGGGATGACAGGCAATGGTGGGCTGGCCATGTGACAGTTAGGGGCGCCGCCCTTCGTACCTTGAGGGCAATTCACAACCAGAGGGCTACATGAGCGACCAGAAGGTCATCTTTTCCATGATCGGCGTGGGCAAGGTCCTGCGCGACACCAAGCGCCAGATCCTGCGCGACATCTACCTCGGCTTCTACTACGGCGCCAAAATCGGCGTGCTGGGCCTGAACGGCTCGGGCAAGAGCACGCTGCTCAAGATCATCGCCGGGCTGGACACGGACATCGTGGGCGAGATCGTCGCCCAGAAGGGCCTGCGCTTCGGCTACCTGCCCCAGGAGCCGCAGCTCGAGCCCGGCCGCACCGTGCGCGAGACCGTCACCGAGGGCGCGGGCGAGGCCGCGCAGCTGCTGGCCGAGTTCAACGCCATCAGCGAGCAGTTCGCCGACCCGGACGCCGACTTCGACAAGCTGATAGCCCGCCAGGGCGTGCTGCAGGAGAAGATCGACCACCTGGGCGCCTGGGACCTGGACTCCAAGCTCGAGCAGGCCATGGACGCGCTGCGCTGCCCGGATCCGGAGACGCTGGTGGACGTGCTCTCCGGCGGCGAGAAGCGCCGCGTGGCCCTCTGCCGCCTGCTGCTCTCCGCGCCGGACGTGCTGCTCCTGGACGAGCCCACCAACCACCTGGACGCCGAGTCCGTCGCCTGGCTGGAGCAGTATCTGGCGCGCTATCCGGGCACCGTACTGGCCGTGACCCACGACCGCTACTTCCTGGACAACGTGGCCGGCTGGATCCTCGAACTGGACCGCGGCCACGGCATTCCCTTCGAGGGCAACTACAGCAGCTGGCTGGAGCAGAAGTCGGCGCGCCTGGCGGCCGAGGAGAAGCAGGAGAGCAAGCGCCGCAAGGCCCTGGAACACGAGCTGGAGTGGGTGCGCCAGAGCCCCAAGGCCCGTCACGACAAGAGCAAGGCGCGCATCGCGCGCTTCGAGGAGATGTCCGCCCAGCAGACCGAGAAGGTCCAGGACGACCTGGAGATCTTCATCCCGGCCAACCAGCGCCTGGGCGGGGTGGTCATCGAGGCCAAGGGCCTGGGCAAGGGCTACGACGGCCGCCTGCTCTTCGACAACCTGACCTTCAGCCTGCCGCCCGGCGGCATCGTGGGCGTCATCGGCGCCAACGGCGCAGGCAAGACCACGCTCTTCCGCCTGATCACCGGGCAGGAGACGCCGGACTCGGGCGAGATTCGCGTGGGCGAGACCGTGACGCTGGGCTACGTGGACCAGAGCCGGCCCATGAACCCCGAGGACAGCATCTACACGGTGATTTCCGGCGGCCAGGAGACGCTGACCATCGGCAACCGCGAGCTCAACGCCCGGGCCTGGGTGGGGCGCTTCAACTTCAGCGGGCAGGACCAGCAGAAGCCCGTGGGCCTCCTCTCCGGCGGCGAGCGCGGCCGCGTGCACCTGGCGCGCACCCTGCGCGAGGGCGCCAACGTCCTCTTGCTGGACGAGCCCACCAACGACCTGGACGTGAACACGCTGCGCGCGTTGGAGGAGGGCCTGCTGAACTTCGCCGGCTGCGCGGTGGTGATCAGCCACGACC
The Candidatus Delongbacteria bacterium genome window above contains:
- the ettA gene encoding energy-dependent translational throttle protein EttA, with protein sequence MSDQKVIFSMIGVGKVLRDTKRQILRDIYLGFYYGAKIGVLGLNGSGKSTLLKIIAGLDTDIVGEIVAQKGLRFGYLPQEPQLEPGRTVRETVTEGAGEAAQLLAEFNAISEQFADPDADFDKLIARQGVLQEKIDHLGAWDLDSKLEQAMDALRCPDPETLVDVLSGGEKRRVALCRLLLSAPDVLLLDEPTNHLDAESVAWLEQYLARYPGTVLAVTHDRYFLDNVAGWILELDRGHGIPFEGNYSSWLEQKSARLAAEEKQESKRRKALEHELEWVRQSPKARHDKSKARIARFEEMSAQQTEKVQDDLEIFIPANQRLGGVVIEAKGLGKGYDGRLLFDNLTFSLPPGGIVGVIGANGAGKTTLFRLITGQETPDSGEIRVGETVTLGYVDQSRPMNPEDSIYTVISGGQETLTIGNRELNARAWVGRFNFSGQDQQKPVGLLSGGERGRVHLARTLREGANVLLLDEPTNDLDVNTLRALEEGLLNFAGCAVVISHDRWFLDRIASHILAFEGDSQVVFFEGNFSDYEKNRKERGLEAGPHRIKYRQLTR